The Plasmodium knowlesi strain H genome assembly, chromosome: 12 sequence AAATAATGTTTGATCGATTTCGGGGGAAACGTTGATTAGGACATGCTCCCACTATGCGCGTCTTTTTTGTGATGCTCCGTGGAatgttatctttttttttccccccgctTCGTGGCTGCCTATTTCaccgttttgtttttttcttgtaatcccttttttttttttttttttttttttttctccttattttttccccttcgatAGACCTGCCTTACCAAGACGTTTTTgagttttcctccttttttaaagttaACCATGTATGTGCTTCACTTAGCGAACTGGTACTTGCACGACCCAACGTCCTTGTGCCTGTACCCGTACTTCTACGCCCTTCTGTGTCACTACATATGTATTTGCTACTTATACGCATCTTTGTCTTGTTTGGTTCGCTTTTACATAATATGCAAGCAAGTTTTTATCATCCTCTGCTTCGCTCTGCTTTTTATAATGGAGTTTAACTGTGAGGTGATTTACTTTCTCTTTCTATAAATGTGGCAGCATTTAAAATAGGTGTCTCTTACCCTAAGCTTCATACGAATGTTCAACTGATCTATGGTGGGGATTACAAcccatatattatttttgatGGAAACACGCAGATGGGTCCTCCCTCCGAAGATACTTGTTGCTACTGCTTCGGTAGCACAGGTGGGAAGCCATACCACCATGTCATGTGGAAGTCATACAAAATGTGTGTCCAATGCAAAACCAACTTGAAAAATTGCTTCTCCtgtgaaaggaaaataaaggaaaagatatCCTCACGAAGGTGCACCCCTTGCTGTAAATCAACGTATGATAATTTGTGTGACATATGTTGTGAGCTTCCTATTATCTGTTGCCATAAAAAAGTGGGAGATGTCATACCTGAAATTTTGTACCTCCTAGATTTGTATATGGGGATTAGGGTTCCCCCCAATTTTATGACCTATCAGAATATTTACACCTTTAATAAGGAAAAGTTTAACGACGCGAATCACCGCTTCACCTTTGAGTATGACCACATTGGCTATGCGCAGAGTGGAGAGTCAACCAAACTCAACGAGGTTTCAGCTCCAGGAGGGGATTCCCCAAGGAATGGAGAAAACGACAAGCTCATTGGAGGAGGAGACTACAAAACGGAACAGAACCAAAAGAGGGACATAAAAACACTCCTTCGGAAACTAACTCGTTCTAGGCATGGgccaaaaaagagaagaaaaaaaaaggatataataAAACAAACAGATGAAGAAGCACAAAGGGTGAACTTTTCCACCCctccaaaaaataataactcgGAAAATAACAAAGTAGAAGGAAGATATGGAGGTGGACATCCCCTTATGAGCATTGCGaaagagaggaaggaaaattatacCGATTCCGTCTCTCCCCATAGAAAGCTACCACCTACAGAGGATAAAAACCATATTAATGAGAAACAAGAGAGAAGGAGAGAACGGAAATTTCACAAACTGAAGAAATTGGTTTCCACAAAATCGAGTCTATACAACAAGGCAACAGCGCCCCTGTTGGAATACATCAAATTGCTGAGAAGtcggaagaaggaaagtggTAAAGATAGGCGAGGCAGAATTTCTCTACAAAAGACAGGGGCAACAgaggagggggaggaaaagaacaatACAACCCCTGAtatggagaagaagaaaaaaacgagaaTCTCGACTCGTATTTCGACCCGGATCGATTCTAAAGCAGCTACCCCAGAGGCTTCCCAAACAGTTTCCAAAACGACTTCCAAAACGGCTTTCAAAACGGCTTCCAGAACGGCTTCCAGAACGGCTTTCAAAACGGCTTTCAAAACTGCTACCGCGACAGCACGGAAATCCTACCATCTCGATCTGGTGCTATCCTTTTCCAaccaaatgaaggaagaagaaattttcaCACGTCTGCTACACAACGAGCTTAAATGTACCGATGTGTTATACCTACGGAATATGTTGAAGCACAATGAAGACGGAGAAAGAACCATAGCATCGTGCAACTGTGTAATCGTGTcgcagaaaaaattactccTCCTACATGAGCAGAATAAAATGATACATAATTATGTCTATAGAAATTTAGAGCTAACTGAAATTTTGCCTCAAAATAATGAGCACATAAAATTGGTTGACCATGTCTCGTTAGCTAATTCCTTGCCAGATATTTCCTTCTACTTCTACATGTCTCACGAATTGatgcacacatatttatGGGTTTCGCATTTGGACACATCTGTGCACtttgagaaaataaaaaaaattgtaaagaagCTGCACATGAGGTCTTTTCATATAGAAAGTCAGAATAAACGTGGGGGTAAATTCCACAAAAGTTTAGCTTATTATTTGTCGCCTGAGTTGGAGGAAGCTCTATGCGTGTTTGCTTCCGTTCAGTTTATGCATCACGTACGGGAGGTCAACGTAGGTGAGTGCGAAAGGGGACATTCCTATAATTTTGAAGATCAAAGTATCCATGATCGAGAATGTGAACTGATAAACTACTACATCAGAACATGCGAACGAGGTGGATCCCCCATGTATGGTAAAAATTATCGAGAGCTAAAAAGAATTATGAAGAATTATACGCTGGTGGATATTCTACAAATCATTGGCGACATAAGGCGCGCACGATTTTACCCGATGGTAACTCTGCGATTACTTCGGGCTGTGATTTCCTTTATCCGTGTTGTAAGTTAAACGGGCGGGGTATAAAAATACACAAAGAGAGGAGAAAATCCCCTTATGCATAATACATCTTATTCCCATCGTTCACATTAGTTTTTTCTAGTATCCATGTTGGGTCCCTTCTCCCAAAACTGAAcaaaatacacacacgtgaaaaaaaaaaaaaaaaaaaaaaaacttttcacTTAATCGCACCTTGTTGATACATCTTTAGACGGATGTTATTTCAGCTCTACGCTGTGTAAAACTTTTTagtgcacacaaaatggtGGACGaggattttccccttcttcgaAATTTCAACGGAACGGATCGTGCCCTACCTTTTATTTCCATCTACGTATGGCCAATTATATCTCGTGtacaaaaaagtgaagacgAAGGGACATCATCTTCTCTTAGAAAAGCGTTTCACTTAACGTggtatattttatataaaagaaaaaggggaacccCCCTTGTCTATGTTTTTATTCCATATATAAATTTCAaataaaacaacaaaaaaaaaatgattaaaaagGTGACATTAAGAGCATactcatatgtacatgtagcATACACCTCAAGCAAGtggaaaacacacacacgcacacagGACGGTGGAGTGGAAAGGAAATTCTCCCCTGTTGGCCAATTGAAAAGCCCACAACTGGGAAGGGAATTAAAGATGTGGAGAGCTCGGCCCCGTGGAAAGAGTAGAGGCCAAACCAAAACAGTTGTCAATCTGGACAACTTGACTCgtttagggaaaaaaaaaaaaaaaaaaaaaaaaaaaaacagctgtTTAGTCAATTTAGCTAgccagctagccaaaaggtcatttttttttttttttttatttattattattttttttaatacttGGCCATGATATACCTTCCCCTCACAAAGGTGAACTTCTCCCCGTTATAGGTGAACTCACAGCTTTCATTggagaagggagaaaatttgATGTAGTCGTTTACACGTATATCCATTGGCACTTTGTTATTATTCGAATCGTAAATACCATCGCCAACTGCTACAACAAGGCCGTCCGTTGATTTTTCGCTCTTGGACTCAGGCATTATTACTAGCGAATTGGACGCTGCGTTTGTATCTATTAATTTGATAAGCACGCGGTCATAGAAGGGAGTGACATTGTCTGGTCTCACCTCCACGGATGCATCGTTGATTTTCGCCAGGATTTCTTCGTTCGATATTAGTAGGCACTCCTTGTCGTTGTATTTTATCTGCGAAGGGTGAGGAAATAGGGTGGGTCAGGAGAAAGCCCTTTGGTTGTTGAAGAAGCGCAGTTCCGTTTTCCCCTCTCATGGTGTGGAGGCCTCCAATATAGGCCACACAACTCCTACACAATGCCTTACTTTGGATCCATCGCTGGGGTTGAAAATGACGACATCGCCAACCTGGATGTCTATCGGTACTCTTTCGCTGCAGGGCAGAGgagggaaatatatatatgtaaaaagaagaaacctCTTTAAGAGCTTACATTTTTTGTGAATGCATTAATGGGGGGTggggaaaaagaggaagccaAGCTTCTCATCCGTAATGGTAACTACTTTTTTGTGgatcttttttcctttttttttttttttttttttttttttccttttgtttgtgtttttttttttttttattccacatttttccttccacaaGTGGGTGATCGAAAAAGggatttttgaaaaaaaaaaaaaaaaaaacggtctttcttttttgcgcCTTTATAGtattctctttttaaaatttattttgtttttaaaaattcag is a genomic window containing:
- a CDS encoding 20 kDa chaperonin, putative; amino-acid sequence: MKFSFLSSLVAIYLTVALAKRVTVGGNLNFVTSNPRQLQRSSSQRLRATEYKLENKIIRGPLTPLNEFVLVQKDEAYDTTEAGVFIGDTMRKNQYIGKILGVGTGAVNTKNGERVPIDIQVGDVVIFNPSDGSKIKYNDKECLLISNEEILAKINDASVEVRPDNVTPFYDRVLIKLIDTNAASNSLVIMPESKSEKSTDGLVVAVGDGIYDSNNNKVPMDIRVNDYIKFSPFSNESCEFTYNGEKFTFVRGRYIMAKY